The following are encoded together in the Desulfobotulus mexicanus genome:
- a CDS encoding OS_HP2 family (seleno)protein: MPLKSISFICFFLIFCLSALPLWAKPILHVPERVYTFDTLPEGSIITHRFIFHNTGDSELRILKVSPGUGCSATSFTGRIPPGGEGHLDVRVNTAGYAGRTLVQTIPVRTNATDNPEIQFEIRGFIKPFAIMEPSVIRLHGASGDTIEQKLILKPDPEYPFAVTGIRATRGGDFDFSISALDTEYGYLVSTSNTKKEAGRYYDTLILDIESSIRKDIRIRVLGDIRPPEKNQH, encoded by the coding sequence ATGCCACTGAAATCAATCAGCTTTATCTGCTTTTTTCTGATATTTTGTCTGTCAGCCCTGCCCCTCTGGGCAAAACCAATCCTCCATGTTCCAGAGAGGGTATACACCTTTGACACCCTGCCCGAAGGCAGCATCATCACCCACCGTTTCATCTTTCACAATACCGGAGACAGTGAACTGCGCATACTAAAGGTAAGCCCCGGCTGAGGCTGCTCTGCGACCTCCTTTACGGGGCGCATCCCTCCCGGTGGCGAGGGACATCTTGATGTAAGGGTAAATACCGCAGGCTATGCCGGTCGCACACTGGTTCAGACCATACCCGTAAGAACCAATGCAACAGACAACCCTGAAATCCAGTTTGAAATCAGAGGTTTCATAAAGCCCTTTGCCATCATGGAGCCTTCCGTCATCCGCCTGCATGGCGCTTCCGGAGACACCATTGAACAGAAGCTTATCCTGAAACCGGACCCGGAATACCCTTTTGCCGTTACAGGCATACGTGCCACAAGGGGCGGAGACTTCGATTTCAGCATCTCAGCTCTGGATACAGAATACGGCTATCTTGTCTCCACTTCCAATACAAAAAAAGAGGCTGGCCGCTACTATGATACACTGATACTTGACATTGAAAGCTCCATAAGAAAAGACATCCGCATCCGGGTGCTGGGGGATATCCGGCCTCCGGAAAAAAATCAGCACTGA
- a CDS encoding HAD family hydrolase: MQIFKDISLVAFDCDGVMFDSSKANQTYYNTLLKNFDLPPMDEKDFHYVHMHTSATAIDYLFEGRVDLEKVREKQKNFHYPDLFPLMIEEPHLRKVLKILQTDFKTAVATNRSNTLRPLLDHFDLTKHFDMLITSMDVVRAKPWPDMLENLISYFGIGPENLIYIGDSPLDAQSASAAGCHFIGYGPKDLGAEVHITSLAGLPELLQPIK, from the coding sequence ATGCAGATCTTTAAAGATATCAGCCTCGTTGCCTTTGACTGCGACGGCGTGATGTTTGACTCCAGCAAAGCCAACCAGACCTATTACAATACCCTTCTCAAAAATTTTGACCTGCCGCCCATGGATGAAAAGGACTTCCATTATGTGCATATGCATACCTCAGCAACAGCCATTGACTATCTTTTTGAGGGCAGGGTTGATCTGGAAAAGGTCAGGGAAAAGCAGAAAAACTTCCATTACCCGGATCTTTTTCCCCTGATGATTGAAGAGCCGCACCTGAGAAAAGTGCTGAAAATCCTTCAGACAGATTTTAAAACCGCCGTTGCCACCAACCGATCCAATACCCTGCGTCCCCTTCTGGATCACTTTGATCTCACAAAGCATTTTGATATGCTCATCACATCCATGGATGTGGTCAGGGCCAAACCCTGGCCCGACATGCTGGAAAATCTTATCAGCTACTTTGGCATAGGGCCTGAAAACCTTATCTACATCGGGGACTCTCCCCTTGATGCACAATCGGCCTCGGCAGCAGGCTGCCATTTTATCGGCTATGGCCCTAAAGATCTGGGGGCGGAAGTCCATATCACAAGCCTTGCAGGACTGCCGGAACTGCTTCAACCAATCAAATAA
- a CDS encoding ATP-binding protein, translated as MKKLPIGIQNFREIIENGYVYVDKTKDYHNLIQNKYCFLSRPRRFGKSLMLSTLKEIFKGEKKLFKGLWIENKIDWNIHPVIHLDFNLITHHLDIETFERTLLHALKSSALEYNISIDEEDPKNFFQQLVTALSKKAKVVLLVDEYDKAVIDYIDAPDKAGTNKDYIASFYEAIKGLDACFRFVMLTGVTKFSKVSVFSKLNNLRDITFTDTYSTMLGIREEELYANFEPHLKQSADALDIKDDELKSKIRTWYNGYSWNGRDKLYNPFSILSFFAESSFNNYWFETGTPTFLIELIRKNHFLLPDLEGIEVENYSFGSYGHDNLEPVPLLFQTGYLTIKEKKKGFSDEMLYRLGLPNREVKRSLLNNILGYYTGKGVSHAKPPYLKMLQSLASEDFESFIHFLTAAFASLPYNLYPAKEDYYHSIFYLILVMLGAEIDAEILTDKGRMDAAIHFSDKIYIVEFKTGDVKKGMQQIRNRRYWEKFGLRNKKILLLAVGGFDEKKIEYLIEHP; from the coding sequence ATGAAAAAACTACCCATAGGCATACAGAACTTCAGGGAAATCATAGAAAACGGGTATGTCTATGTGGACAAAACAAAAGACTACCATAACCTGATTCAGAACAAATACTGTTTTTTATCCCGACCCCGACGATTTGGCAAAAGCCTTATGCTTTCCACATTAAAGGAAATCTTTAAAGGGGAAAAAAAACTGTTTAAGGGCCTGTGGATAGAAAATAAAATTGACTGGAACATCCACCCCGTCATTCATCTGGATTTCAATCTTATTACCCATCACCTTGATATTGAAACCTTTGAAAGAACCCTTCTCCATGCCTTGAAGAGTAGCGCCCTTGAATACAATATTTCCATTGACGAGGAAGATCCCAAAAACTTTTTCCAGCAGCTTGTTACTGCCCTTTCTAAAAAAGCGAAGGTTGTACTGCTTGTGGATGAGTATGACAAAGCGGTCATCGACTATATTGATGCCCCGGACAAAGCAGGAACAAACAAAGATTATATTGCTTCCTTCTACGAAGCCATAAAGGGTCTGGATGCATGTTTCAGATTTGTTATGCTGACGGGTGTGACAAAGTTTAGCAAGGTCTCTGTCTTCTCAAAACTGAACAACCTGCGGGACATCACCTTCACCGACACCTACAGCACAATGCTGGGTATTAGGGAAGAGGAGCTGTATGCCAATTTTGAACCCCATCTGAAGCAAAGTGCCGACGCACTGGACATTAAAGATGACGAACTCAAATCAAAAATCCGAACCTGGTACAACGGTTACAGCTGGAATGGCAGAGACAAGCTTTACAATCCCTTTTCCATTTTAAGCTTTTTTGCCGAAAGCTCATTTAACAACTACTGGTTTGAAACAGGAACCCCCACTTTTCTCATAGAGCTGATCCGAAAAAATCATTTTCTGCTGCCGGACCTCGAAGGGATAGAGGTGGAAAATTACAGTTTCGGCAGTTACGGCCATGATAACCTTGAACCGGTTCCCCTTCTGTTTCAAACGGGTTATCTCACCATCAAAGAAAAAAAAAAGGGCTTTTCCGATGAAATGCTTTACAGACTGGGCCTTCCCAACAGAGAGGTAAAACGATCGCTTCTCAACAATATTCTTGGATATTATACAGGAAAAGGGGTCTCCCATGCCAAACCACCCTACCTGAAAATGCTTCAGAGCCTTGCCTCGGAAGATTTTGAAAGCTTTATTCACTTCCTGACAGCAGCCTTTGCTTCACTGCCCTATAACCTGTACCCGGCAAAGGAAGATTATTACCATTCCATCTTTTATCTGATCCTTGTCATGCTGGGAGCGGAAATTGATGCAGAAATACTGACGGATAAGGGCCGTATGGATGCCGCCATTCATTTTTCAGATAAAATATATATTGTGGAATTCAAAACAGGCGATGTCAAAAAGGGCATGCAACAGATCAGAAACCGAAGATACTGGGAAAAATTCGGTCTGCGGAATAAAAAAATCCTCCTGCTTGCCGTAGGCGGTTTTGACGAAAAGAAGATAGAATATCTCATTGAGCATCCCTAG
- the tnpA gene encoding IS200/IS605 family transposase — protein MKYKNNNNVVYSCKYHVIWCSKYRRQVLTGAVAERLKDLINQVASDRQSEVIELEIMPDHVHLLIEVDPQYGIHRLVKQLKGYSSRILRKEFSXIKSRLPTLWTNSYFVATVGGAPLSIIKQYIEEQKNR, from the coding sequence ATGAAATATAAAAACAATAACAATGTCGTATACTCCTGTAAATACCATGTAATATGGTGTTCAAAATATAGAAGACAAGTATTGACAGGAGCCGTTGCTGAACGGCTCAAAGATCTTATAAATCAAGTTGCTTCTGATCGTCAATCTGAGGTCATTGAACTGGAAATTATGCCGGATCATGTGCATCTGCTGATAGAAGTTGATCCCCAATATGGCATTCACAGGTTGGTAAAGCAGCTTAAAGGTTATTCATCAAGGATACTACGCAAGGAATTTTCAASTATAAAGTCACGCCTGCCAACTCTCTGGACAAACAGTTATTTTGTGGCAACGGTAGGAGGTGCGCCTCTTTCCATAATAAAACAGTACATYGAGGAACAGAAGAACCGATGA
- a CDS encoding zinc ribbon domain-containing protein, which translates to MTETFIXEIPLITTPHDEAVLDVRLDAGRNLYNACLRESLRRLDLMRESKMFQAAXKTPKXKERTALFNECNNRFDFKEYSIHAFAAKTCKACWLGDHLDAFTIQKTASRAFNAVKEYAFGGRGRPRFKRYGWFTSIEGKSNASGIRWRKGRVLWNGLDIAXXFDLKDKHGVEAHALSCRVKYLRLXKRTIKGKICWFVQLVLEGKPHQKRKNEJSEDICGLDIGPSTIAIVGTKDAVLTQFCDEVVQPWKEIRRKQRAQDRSRRASNPDNYNENGTVKKGSRKWHRSNRYKKRQKQIAECQRKLAATRKKQHGELCNKILSLGKNVKTEQLSYKSFQKNYGRSVSVRGPGMFVSEITRKAANASGGVELINTRTTRLSQTCICGTVKKKPLSQRHHICSCGVTAQRDLFSAFLAKHCSNNTLGIHQANKDWSAAEPLLRRAMSRVTETAXRRSVPSSFGIRRQSCSSVKDRSECIEVVDAVAARREPRRDAVLAVRTPWL; encoded by the coding sequence ATGACTGAAACCTTCATAYATGAGATACCGCTGATAACAACACCCCATGACGAGGCAGTGCTTGATGTGCGTCTGGATGCGGGAAGGAACYTGTACAACGCYTGCTTGCGTGAGTCCTTGCGCAGGCTGGATCTCATGCGTGAATCAAAGATGTTTCAGGCTGCGYGCAAAACTCCCAAARGTAAAGAAAGAACTGCCCTATTCAATGAGTGCAATAACAGGTTTGATTTTAAAGAATACAGCATTCATGCCTTTGCAGCAAAAACCTGTAAAGCCTGCTGGCTTGGGGATCACCTTGATGCATTCACAATCCAGAAGACAGCCTCAAGAGCGTTTAATGCCGTAAAAGAATATGCCTTTGGTGGACGRGGAAGACCCCGTTTCAAAAGATACGGTTGGTTCACCTCCATTGAAGGCAAAAGCAATGCTTCGGGTATTCGRTGGAGGAAGGGGCGTGTTCTCTGGAACGGTCTTGATATAGCTYCARGGTTTGATCTGAAGGATAAACATGGTGTCGAGGCYCATGCCCTTTCATGCCGGGTTAAATATCTGCGTCTTRTAAAACGGACCATCAAAGGTAAAATCTGCTGGTTTGTTCAGCTTGTCCTTGAGGGRAAACCCCATCAAAAGAGAAAAAATGAGMTTTCAGAGGATATATGCGGTCTGGATATTGGCCCTTCAACCATTGCCATTGTYGGCACTAAAGATGCTGTTCTGACTCAATTTTGTGATGAAGTCGTCCAGCCATGGAAAGAAATCAGACGCAAACAGCGAGCCCAAGACAGAAGCCGCAGGGCAAGCAATCCCGATAACTACAATGAGAATGGTACGGTAAAAAAAGGATCACGGAAATGGCACCGTTCAAACCGATACAAAAAACGCCAAAAACAGATTGCTGAATGTCAAAGAAAACTTGCTGCAACCAGAAAAAAGCAGCATGGAGAGCTTTGCAACAAAATTCTAAGCCTTGGCAAAAATGTAAAGACGGAACAATTATCCTATAAATCCTTCCAGAAAAACTATGGGCGCAGTGTTTCAGTGCGTGGTCCAGGAATGTTTGTCAGTGAAATAACCCGCAAAGCTGCAAATGCTAGCGGTGGTGTTGAGCTGATAAATACTCGGACAACCCGCCTTTCCCAAACCTGTATCTGCGGTACTGTCAAGAAAAAACCCCTTAGCCAGCGTCATCATATTTGCAGTTGTGGTGTAACGGCTCAAAGGGATCTTTTTTCGGCATTTCTGGCAAAACATTGTAGCAACAACACCCTTGGCATCCATCAGGCGAATAAAGACTGGTCGGCTGCGGAACCGCTGCTGCGACGGGCGATGTCAAGGGTAACAGAAACAGCAARTCGGAGGTCTGTGCCTTCGAGCTTCGGTATCCGGAGACAGAGCTGTTCGTCCGTCAAAGACAGATCGGAATGTATCGAGGTCGTGGATGCTGTAGCCGCAAGGCGAGAGCCACGAAGAGATGCAGTCCTTGCTGTCAGAACCCCCTGGCTTTAG